In Hallerella succinigenes, the following are encoded in one genomic region:
- a CDS encoding phosphonoacetaldehyde reductase, producing the protein MNYFYNSVRVYQGRGCLSELPEACKEALQNEMDSGILLLVWDKSVLEQKGFQKLMEEFPNVVVEECSVSNPEIEDLFAIYQKTLRFHIELVIAVGGGSILDLGKSLCMIRDEEIASVEDLRKRIAEKNYKKGALRWIGVPTTSGTGSEVTCWATIWDTENLKKFSIETTDNYAYAAFADSKLTEKLPTKLAVSSALDAVCHAVESYWAKSTNDISKIYALDAIRAVFTALPAVIEKRNLKIAAEILSRGSLLAGLAFSNTHTTACHSISYPLTMLYHIPHGVAVALLLGGVFKLNEPMISNLPRLLESFGVESIDEIQPLIEKYLSAAGFETRLSKWGATDASLKEAAEKSMTRGRADNNPIPLTTENVLQILNRIKE; encoded by the coding sequence ATGAATTACTTTTACAATTCGGTACGCGTTTACCAAGGTAGAGGTTGCCTTTCGGAACTTCCGGAAGCTTGCAAAGAGGCTTTGCAAAATGAGATGGATTCCGGGATTCTGCTTCTTGTTTGGGATAAGTCGGTTTTGGAACAGAAAGGTTTTCAAAAACTGATGGAAGAATTTCCGAATGTCGTGGTGGAAGAATGTTCCGTTTCGAATCCAGAAATCGAAGATTTGTTTGCGATTTACCAAAAGACACTACGATTCCATATAGAACTGGTAATTGCCGTAGGCGGCGGGAGCATTTTGGATCTCGGAAAATCGCTTTGCATGATCCGTGACGAAGAGATTGCGTCAGTCGAAGATTTGCGCAAGAGAATTGCCGAGAAGAATTATAAAAAAGGAGCCCTCCGCTGGATTGGCGTTCCGACGACTTCGGGAACGGGCAGCGAAGTAACCTGCTGGGCGACCATCTGGGATACGGAAAATCTGAAAAAGTTCTCGATTGAAACGACGGACAATTATGCTTATGCCGCTTTTGCAGACTCGAAGCTCACCGAAAAACTGCCGACGAAGCTGGCCGTCTCTTCGGCCTTGGATGCTGTCTGCCACGCCGTCGAAAGCTATTGGGCAAAATCGACAAATGATATTTCCAAGATATACGCCTTGGATGCGATTCGGGCTGTGTTTACAGCTCTTCCGGCTGTAATTGAAAAGAGAAATTTGAAAATTGCGGCAGAAATATTAAGCCGTGGAAGCCTTTTGGCAGGGCTCGCCTTTAGCAATACGCACACGACGGCTTGTCATTCTATTTCGTATCCGCTGACGATGCTTTATCACATTCCGCACGGAGTCGCCGTGGCTCTGCTCTTAGGTGGGGTTTTCAAATTGAACGAGCCGATGATTTCAAACCTTCCTCGTCTTTTGGAAAGTTTTGGCGTCGAATCGATCGACGAAATTCAGCCTTTGATTGAAAAGTACCTCTCCGCAGCGGGTTTTGAAACACGACTTTCCAAATGGGGGGCAACAGACGCATCCTTAAAGGAAGCTGCGGAAAAAAGTATGACCCGGGGGCGCGCGGATAACAACCCTATTCCACTCACAACCGAAAACGTTTTACAAATCCTCAACAGGATAAAGGAGTAA
- a CDS encoding PhnE/PtxC family ABC transporter permease, whose protein sequence is MTEAVIRRTASGKMRIDCIDKNRSAIFFLIGMALLSMLGLIYLDIPWSKMLARVPQMGLVFWKLGHFEFSNFDLIGSALLETISIAVLSTIYSLILSLFFGMLAAENIFKCRILSSAVKAFFTFLRAVPTPVWVLFMMICIGMGPSAGIAGLCVHTTAFFTRAFAQSFEAVPSETIEALQSAGASKVSVFLNAILPSAIPELIAWTGMRFEINFSECAILGMVGAGGIGYVISTHIEGYEYGTAGLAIFSVFAIAFCIERAFIWIKSKQRTW, encoded by the coding sequence ATGACAGAAGCTGTAATTCGCAGAACCGCCTCGGGGAAAATGCGGATAGATTGTATCGACAAGAATCGTTCCGCTATTTTCTTTTTGATTGGAATGGCACTGCTCTCTATGCTCGGGCTTATCTATTTGGATATTCCATGGTCCAAGATGCTTGCCCGAGTTCCGCAAATGGGGCTTGTGTTTTGGAAGCTCGGCCATTTTGAGTTTTCCAATTTTGACCTGATCGGATCGGCGCTTTTGGAAACGATTTCCATAGCGGTTCTTTCGACGATTTACAGTCTGATTCTTTCCCTTTTTTTTGGGATGCTTGCGGCGGAAAATATTTTCAAATGCCGAATCCTTTCGTCTGCGGTGAAAGCCTTTTTCACATTTCTCCGTGCGGTGCCCACTCCGGTGTGGGTCCTCTTCATGATGATCTGCATTGGAATGGGGCCTTCGGCGGGAATTGCGGGACTTTGCGTCCATACCACGGCGTTCTTTACCCGCGCATTCGCTCAAAGCTTTGAAGCGGTTCCTTCCGAAACGATAGAAGCGCTACAGTCGGCCGGCGCAAGCAAAGTTTCTGTCTTCTTGAATGCGATTTTGCCTTCGGCAATCCCGGAACTCATCGCGTGGACGGGTATGCGCTTTGAAATCAATTTTTCGGAATGCGCCATTCTCGGTATGGTAGGCGCAGGCGGCATCGGATATGTGATTTCAACTCATATCGAAGGCTATGAATATGGAACAGCGGGGCTCGCCATCTTTAGCGTATTCGCCATTGCGTTCTGTATTGAACGCGCTTTTATCTGGATTAAATCCAAACAGCGAACTTGGTAA
- a CDS encoding PhnE/PtxC family ABC transporter permease has protein sequence MQSEKRLTTILFFSIVGLFVASTCFARYNPFEIFFNMENFRSFVVDDFFPPAVPTGLKLKAIFQGILTTICMALSSTSVAAVLAFVTALFASKRVSPIQKSPKFVRGFATFLRNIPALVWAFILFSSLGIGTGVGFVALCISSYAFMVRAFAETIDDISQDNLESLQAAGASFIQVVFHGILPSCLRGFISWFLYCIEVNLRSSTVVGMVGGGGIGLVLLSYLKGFKYNMSFTIILAIAVMVLLVDALTNYLRKELDLE, from the coding sequence ATGCAGTCTGAAAAGCGGTTGACTACCATTCTCTTTTTTAGCATTGTGGGGCTTTTTGTGGCAAGTACTTGTTTTGCTCGCTACAACCCCTTTGAAATTTTCTTCAACATGGAAAATTTCCGCTCGTTTGTCGTTGATGATTTCTTTCCGCCGGCTGTTCCGACAGGCTTAAAGCTGAAAGCGATTTTTCAGGGGATCTTGACGACGATCTGTATGGCGCTTTCCTCGACATCGGTCGCAGCGGTACTCGCTTTTGTGACAGCCCTTTTTGCAAGCAAGCGCGTTTCCCCGATTCAAAAATCGCCCAAGTTTGTCAGAGGCTTTGCCACATTCCTTCGGAACATTCCGGCGCTCGTTTGGGCCTTTATTCTTTTCTCGTCTTTGGGAATCGGCACAGGTGTGGGCTTTGTCGCGCTTTGTATCAGCAGTTACGCTTTTATGGTGCGAGCCTTTGCCGAAACGATCGACGATATTTCCCAAGATAATTTGGAAAGCTTGCAAGCGGCAGGAGCTTCGTTTATTCAGGTTGTGTTTCACGGAATTCTGCCGTCTTGCTTGCGAGGGTTTATTTCTTGGTTCTTATACTGCATTGAAGTGAATTTGCGTTCTTCGACGGTCGTCGGCATGGTCGGAGGCGGGGGAATTGGCCTTGTGCTGCTTTCGTACTTGAAAGGGTTCAAGTATAACATGTCTTTCACGATTATCCTCGCAATCGCTGTGATGGTGTTGCTGGTGGATGCTCTTACCAATTATTTGCGAAAGGAGTTGGATTTAGAATGA
- a CDS encoding tetratricopeptide repeat protein, with translation MFRVFIFLFLLGSLSFANKDLDEGEYWFKNRARNSKNDHADSLIVEKMIHAYKRALQDSTAEEKAAERLLYAYYFKGCYVIDYQNHDARLQLFAISKDFGEKMHAKYPKNHTISSLYAQNLSLWSQEYGALQAVKEGIAKKIRDLSTEAENWQFLGRAHQLLPYIPIILNWPDKDLADKYLTRAHKQDPADLNTILFLAELRLDQNRYKEALKLVEDGLNRGIRNTYTVEDKRSRWKLKDLKEKIKKAMK, from the coding sequence ATGTTCCGCGTTTTTATTTTTCTTTTTTTGTTGGGGAGTTTAAGCTTTGCCAACAAAGACCTGGACGAGGGAGAGTACTGGTTTAAAAACCGTGCCCGGAATTCCAAGAATGACCATGCGGATTCCTTGATTGTCGAAAAGATGATCCATGCGTACAAACGCGCGCTCCAAGACTCTACTGCCGAAGAAAAGGCTGCGGAGCGTCTTTTGTATGCCTACTACTTTAAAGGCTGTTACGTCATTGATTACCAGAATCACGATGCGCGTCTTCAACTTTTTGCCATTTCCAAAGACTTCGGCGAAAAGATGCACGCGAAGTACCCGAAGAACCATACAATTTCTTCGCTTTACGCCCAGAATCTTTCGCTGTGGTCTCAGGAATACGGTGCCTTGCAAGCAGTCAAGGAAGGCATCGCTAAAAAGATTCGGGACCTTTCTACCGAAGCCGAGAACTGGCAGTTCCTAGGCCGTGCCCATCAGCTGCTCCCCTACATTCCCATTATTTTGAACTGGCCCGACAAGGACCTTGCCGACAAATATTTGACGCGGGCGCACAAGCAAGATCCCGCCGACTTGAATACGATTCTCTTTTTAGCGGAACTTCGCCTGGACCAAAATCGTTACAAAGAAGCCCTGAAGCTCGTCGAAGACGGTTTGAACCGCGGTATCCGCAACACTTACACGGTCGAAGACAAGCGTTCCCGTTGGAAGCTCAAAGACTTAAAGGAAAAGATCAAGAAGGCGATGAAGTGA
- a CDS encoding sensor histidine kinase, which yields MNRLKLIFTFLFLVIAIPVAILLVNSYKHFQTESQYAYKEQAYFILQMLNQRIYDDLAVEEQRSYSEYRFIRAVPIIGGEEVTISKLAELPIRSHYGGMIGYFQLDPDGGMHTPVLPDGILEKIPVEDRSKREVIRDSIQNVLKQLDIHNEGLSRNQVQASTQDSLDRLYGKNLKLAVKLNDNKKFQRRYEQSSKTETFLFDVESARILRISENGKEDENVYDSIEVPNLLEVEIDPFQAKFDSNYIVYYRNVWRNNEQFIQGYAVRLRNYLENLVLNELQFNPVEQGITLAFGTKENDYVTFGSIVNSKGELLNIPLQFPLNDMILTVYLTEEESSSSHMILVLIAIIMFVALAGGFFAVYRSTKSQILLANKRQDFVSAVSHELKTPLTAIRMYAELLQNSWVANETKRQKYYALIVNETERLSRLIQNVLNLSKLERGNWNVQFSKENPKTILDTFVATYTQNIEKHGFDLTVTSDICNLQLTLDKDAVMQILTNVVDNSLKFARNSTYKMIALELRVSEHDVYFVVRDYGPGIPQKEISHVFEEFYRVGNEMTRTTAGTGIGLSMVKKLCDMTNMKIEIENANPGLRTKLHLPLLNI from the coding sequence TACGCCTATAAAGAACAGGCGTATTTCATTCTGCAGATGCTGAACCAGCGCATCTATGACGACCTTGCCGTCGAAGAACAGCGCTCCTATTCGGAATACCGATTTATCCGCGCTGTGCCTATCATCGGGGGTGAAGAAGTCACGATTTCCAAACTCGCCGAGCTTCCGATCCGCAGCCATTACGGTGGAATGATCGGCTATTTTCAGTTGGACCCGGACGGCGGCATGCACACTCCGGTACTCCCCGATGGCATCCTCGAAAAGATCCCGGTGGAAGACCGTTCCAAGCGTGAAGTCATCCGCGACAGCATCCAGAACGTTCTGAAGCAGCTCGATATTCACAACGAAGGTTTAAGCCGCAACCAAGTTCAGGCTAGTACCCAAGACAGTCTGGACAGGCTCTACGGCAAAAACTTGAAACTCGCCGTCAAGCTGAACGACAACAAAAAGTTCCAGCGCCGCTACGAACAGAGTTCCAAAACGGAAACTTTCCTCTTTGACGTGGAATCCGCCCGTATCCTTCGCATTTCGGAAAACGGCAAAGAAGACGAAAACGTGTACGATTCGATCGAAGTTCCGAACCTGCTCGAAGTGGAAATCGATCCGTTCCAGGCGAAATTCGACAGCAATTACATCGTTTACTACCGCAACGTTTGGCGTAACAACGAACAGTTCATTCAAGGTTACGCAGTGCGACTGCGCAACTACCTTGAAAACCTTGTCTTAAACGAATTGCAGTTCAACCCGGTGGAACAGGGCATTACGCTCGCCTTCGGTACAAAGGAAAACGACTACGTTACATTTGGAAGCATCGTGAATTCAAAAGGCGAGCTTTTGAACATTCCGTTGCAGTTCCCGTTGAACGACATGATCTTGACCGTTTATTTGACGGAAGAAGAAAGCAGCTCGAGCCACATGATCCTTGTGCTGATCGCGATTATCATGTTCGTCGCTCTCGCCGGCGGATTCTTTGCGGTTTACCGTTCGACGAAAAGCCAGATCCTTTTGGCGAACAAACGTCAGGACTTTGTTTCGGCGGTGAGCCATGAACTGAAAACGCCTTTGACCGCCATTCGCATGTATGCGGAACTGCTCCAGAATTCCTGGGTGGCGAACGAGACGAAGCGTCAAAAGTATTATGCGCTGATCGTCAACGAAACCGAACGTCTTTCCCGTTTAATCCAGAACGTGTTAAACCTTTCCAAGCTCGAACGCGGCAACTGGAACGTGCAATTCAGCAAGGAAAATCCGAAGACGATTCTAGATACTTTCGTTGCCACGTACACGCAGAACATTGAAAAGCACGGCTTTGACTTGACTGTCACAAGCGACATTTGCAATCTGCAGCTGACTCTCGACAAGGATGCGGTGATGCAGATTCTTACAAACGTCGTGGACAATTCGCTCAAATTCGCGAGAAATTCGACATATAAGATGATTGCCCTGGAGCTGCGCGTTTCGGAACATGATGTGTATTTTGTGGTACGCGACTACGGTCCGGGCATTCCGCAAAAGGAAATCAGCCACGTCTTCGAAGAATTTTACCGTGTAGGCAATGAAATGACCCGCACGACCGCAGGCACAGGCATTGGCCTTTCCATGGTCAAAAAGCTCTGCGACATGACAAATATGAAGATCGAAATCGAAAATGCGAATCCGGGGCTTCGCACAAAGTTGCATTTGCCACTGTTAAATATCTAA
- a CDS encoding ATP-dependent 6-phosphofructokinase has product MTREDILENPDKYDLSIETVGKCTLNSPMKGLKFVNDTKQISLTTDVATIEKFAKMGKPIPALEAAGPREMIYHDPSWTRAAIVTCGGLCPGLNNVIKSLVRVLWFDYGVRNIFGIPYGYRGLNPDYGYAPKILDPDYVDNIQEDGGTILGSSRGQQSAETMVDTLMRLNINILFCIGGDGTLRGARDIAHEVKRRHQPISVIGIPKTIDNDLNLVDRTFGFETAVLAACDVITSAHCEANGAYNGLGLVKLMGRDSGFIAADAALATTVANFCLIPEVPFELEGEGGLFSALENRYAIGKTHAVMVVAEGAGQHLFKGLPERKDASGNILKYDIGDYLVEKINEHFKTIGMEINIKYFDPSYTVRSIPAKGTDAIFCYQLAENAVHAAMAGKTNMVVGSMNGKFTHVPIDFAVSERRKIKPDSPLWHAVLGSTRQMDYFSGKYAKRKKQ; this is encoded by the coding sequence ATGACTAGAGAAGACATTCTTGAAAATCCGGACAAATACGATCTTTCGATTGAAACCGTAGGCAAGTGCACTTTGAATTCTCCCATGAAGGGTTTGAAGTTCGTCAACGACACAAAGCAGATCAGTCTCACGACTGATGTCGCCACCATCGAAAAATTCGCCAAGATGGGCAAGCCGATTCCCGCTCTCGAAGCGGCAGGCCCGCGTGAAATGATTTACCACGATCCCTCCTGGACGCGTGCGGCCATCGTCACCTGCGGCGGTCTTTGCCCGGGCTTAAACAACGTCATTAAAAGCCTTGTCCGTGTGCTGTGGTTTGATTATGGTGTACGCAATATTTTCGGTATTCCGTATGGCTACCGCGGACTGAATCCGGATTACGGCTATGCGCCGAAGATTCTTGACCCGGATTACGTGGATAACATTCAGGAAGACGGCGGCACGATCCTTGGAAGCTCTCGCGGTCAGCAGTCCGCAGAAACGATGGTCGATACGCTGATGCGTTTGAACATCAACATCTTGTTCTGCATCGGCGGCGACGGAACCCTGCGCGGCGCCCGCGACATTGCACACGAAGTCAAGCGCCGCCACCAGCCGATTTCTGTCATCGGTATTCCGAAGACAATCGACAACGATTTGAACCTCGTCGACAGAACCTTCGGTTTCGAAACGGCAGTGCTTGCCGCTTGCGACGTGATTACGAGCGCCCACTGCGAAGCAAACGGTGCATACAACGGTCTTGGCCTTGTGAAGCTTATGGGCCGCGACTCGGGCTTTATCGCTGCGGACGCCGCTCTTGCAACGACCGTGGCAAACTTCTGCCTGATTCCGGAAGTTCCGTTTGAACTCGAAGGCGAAGGCGGTCTCTTTAGCGCTCTTGAAAATCGTTATGCAATCGGCAAGACGCACGCGGTGATGGTCGTTGCCGAAGGCGCTGGACAGCACTTGTTCAAAGGTCTCCCAGAACGCAAGGACGCATCGGGCAACATTCTCAAGTATGATATCGGCGACTATCTTGTCGAAAAGATCAACGAGCACTTTAAGACGATCGGAATGGAAATCAACATCAAGTATTTCGATCCGAGCTATACCGTGCGCAGCATCCCGGCAAAGGGTACGGATGCGATCTTCTGTTACCAGCTCGCCGAAAATGCGGTTCACGCTGCCATGGCCGGCAAAACGAACATGGTCGTCGGCAGTATGAACGGCAAGTTTACCCATGTTCCTATCGACTTTGCTGTTAGCGAACGTCGCAAAATCAAGCCGGATAGCCCGCTGTGGCACGCCGTGCTCGGTTCTACTCGCCAGATGGATTACTTCTCTGGCAAATATGCGAAACGCAAAAAGCAATAA
- a CDS encoding PhnD/SsuA/transferrin family substrate-binding protein, whose protein sequence is MKAPNGDKKLATYRSVFIAKSDNERINTLRDAKGKKIAFVDPNSTSGNLVPTSEIMNAFPAEKLNSDIIHTNGEFFEAVSFSGKHQAGLQAVIKGDVDVVPISDQILASEIANGNAKEGAVKIIHSSSPIPAEAMIIGKTVSPELKTKLVRFLTTYDNAAYFAKVIKVPGARFVPTSKEDYEAIVTLNHNINQ, encoded by the coding sequence ATGAAGGCTCCCAACGGAGACAAAAAGCTCGCCACGTACCGCTCCGTCTTTATCGCGAAAAGCGACAATGAAAGGATCAACACCCTCCGCGATGCCAAGGGTAAAAAGATCGCCTTTGTCGATCCCAACTCGACATCGGGAAATCTGGTACCGACATCGGAAATCATGAACGCATTCCCCGCAGAAAAGTTGAATTCCGACATCATTCATACGAACGGGGAATTCTTTGAAGCGGTCAGCTTCTCCGGCAAACATCAGGCAGGTCTGCAGGCGGTTATCAAGGGGGACGTCGATGTAGTCCCGATTTCCGACCAGATTCTCGCTTCGGAAATTGCAAACGGCAATGCGAAAGAAGGTGCTGTCAAGATTATCCATTCTTCATCACCGATTCCTGCAGAGGCGATGATCATCGGCAAAACGGTTTCTCCGGAACTCAAAACAAAGCTTGTCCGCTTTTTGACGACATACGATAACGCAGCGTACTTTGCAAAGGTCATCAAAGTTCCCGGTGCAAGATTTGTTCCGACATCCAAAGAAGATTACGAAGCCATCGTGACTCTCAATCACAACATCAACCAATAA
- the phnC gene encoding phosphonate ABC transporter ATP-binding protein gives MESILTFDHVTKRYGNGVCALKDVSLSVRPGEFISIIGPSGSGKSTLLRSINKLISTTEGNIFFDGENVSALRGGKLRKNRSKIGMIFQNYNLVYNLSVLQNVLHGRLGHMSGIRGILGLYPEADKEKAWTLLEEMGLEKFGYNKAGNLSGGQKQRVGIARAIIQDPKILLCDEPIASLDPSSAKVIMDLLKSTAQKRGIPCLVNLHQVDVAMRYSTRIIGLHAGEIVFDGEPESLSDSVLERIYGTSISNLVAGVSDEKDWQQAYAV, from the coding sequence ATGGAATCGATTTTAACCTTTGACCATGTGACGAAACGCTATGGGAATGGAGTTTGTGCCTTGAAAGACGTTTCCCTTTCCGTTCGCCCTGGAGAATTTATCTCCATCATCGGGCCTTCGGGATCGGGAAAATCTACCCTTTTACGCTCAATCAACAAATTAATTTCCACGACCGAAGGGAACATCTTTTTTGATGGCGAAAATGTTTCGGCCCTTCGTGGCGGCAAGCTTCGCAAGAACCGTTCTAAAATCGGAATGATTTTTCAGAATTACAATCTGGTTTACAATCTTTCCGTTTTGCAGAATGTGCTCCACGGTCGCTTGGGGCACATGAGCGGTATCCGCGGAATTTTAGGTCTGTATCCGGAAGCGGACAAGGAAAAGGCTTGGACTCTTTTAGAAGAAATGGGTCTTGAAAAATTCGGTTACAACAAAGCAGGAAACCTTTCCGGTGGACAAAAACAGCGCGTGGGAATCGCCCGTGCGATCATCCAAGATCCAAAGATTCTTTTGTGCGATGAACCGATTGCTTCCCTGGATCCGTCCAGTGCAAAAGTCATCATGGATCTTCTGAAATCGACCGCGCAAAAACGGGGCATCCCTTGTCTCGTCAATTTGCATCAGGTGGATGTCGCCATGCGCTATTCGACAAGAATCATCGGGCTGCATGCCGGGGAAATCGTTTTTGACGGAGAACCGGAATCCCTTTCGGATTCTGTACTGGAACGCATCTATGGCACGTCTATTTCAAATTTGGTTGCGGGAGTTTCCGATGAAAAGGATTGGCAGCAAGCCTATGCAGTCTGA
- a CDS encoding RNA degradosome polyphosphate kinase translates to MKLTEENYIERDVSWMLFNRRILAEAERTEIPLMERLHFLGIYSNNLDEFYRVRVATLSRISDYVGKNSKELRQRSKQTLHTIAELNAKYSQVFKKTVSDVFEGLRQKHIHLLSEKELNASQKEAVKKYCLSNLVGNISPIWLSSIKGVTSLSDDSIHFVIRLMKGDGQKKGSHKSYAIVEIPVKKFGRFVQLPDEKFRSVVHHYVMYLDDVIRCALPYLFPGSDFDQVEAWSFKVTKDAEMELDSNIQGVTLQKIARGVKNRKNGQPVRFIYDEQRPRELLKKLLVQLKLSSVDATLPSGRHQNHKDLMKFPRFDSPNGETFEYPRWPSMRPEWTMQPVLIDVIRERDRFLHVPYQSFDGYINLLREAAIHPEVKEIKTTLYRIAKDSKVVGALIAAARNGKKVTVVIELLARFDEESNIDWCKKMADAGIHVIMGVEGLKIHSKVTLIIAKKGNVACISTGNFHEGNACAYTDFLQFTARLPIVKDIERLFEFIEKPYMSVKFKELMVSPNDLRRELNQLIQQEIRNHQLGYPAYILCKLNHVTDEKMVKKIYEAAAAGVKVDLLVRGNCSLVPSLPELGGNLRVNAIIDRYLEHSRILIFANGVDLGHLDVGEEDGRYHQYKVFIGSADWMPRNLDHRIEVYSPVYDPAIKREARLIVEQGMRNHYRTFRSQEELYKHYKALENTNEK, encoded by the coding sequence ATGAAATTGACAGAAGAAAACTACATCGAAAGAGACGTATCGTGGATGCTGTTCAACAGGCGCATCCTCGCCGAGGCGGAACGAACAGAAATCCCGCTGATGGAACGTCTGCACTTTTTGGGAATCTACAGCAACAACTTGGATGAATTTTACCGCGTCCGCGTCGCTACTCTAAGTCGCATCTCGGACTATGTTGGAAAAAATTCAAAAGAACTGCGACAGCGCAGCAAACAGACACTGCATACGATCGCCGAACTCAACGCGAAATATTCGCAGGTTTTCAAGAAAACGGTTTCGGATGTTTTCGAAGGACTCCGCCAAAAGCACATTCATTTGCTTTCTGAAAAAGAGCTGAACGCGTCCCAGAAAGAAGCGGTAAAAAAATATTGCCTTTCGAATCTCGTCGGTAATATTTCCCCGATATGGCTTTCTTCGATCAAAGGCGTTACCAGCCTTTCGGACGATTCCATTCATTTCGTCATCCGCTTGATGAAAGGGGATGGGCAAAAGAAGGGTTCCCATAAAAGTTACGCCATCGTTGAAATCCCGGTGAAAAAGTTTGGACGTTTTGTGCAGCTCCCCGATGAAAAGTTTCGCTCGGTGGTGCATCATTATGTGATGTATTTAGATGACGTCATCCGTTGTGCGCTGCCATATTTGTTTCCAGGCTCGGATTTTGATCAAGTGGAAGCTTGGTCTTTTAAAGTGACAAAAGATGCGGAAATGGAACTCGACAGCAACATTCAAGGCGTCACCTTGCAAAAGATTGCTCGCGGAGTAAAAAATCGCAAGAATGGTCAGCCTGTCCGCTTCATTTATGACGAACAGAGGCCCCGTGAACTGCTGAAAAAATTGCTGGTGCAGTTGAAGCTTTCCTCTGTGGACGCCACACTTCCTTCGGGTCGCCATCAAAATCACAAGGACTTGATGAAGTTCCCGCGTTTTGATTCTCCCAATGGAGAAACCTTTGAATATCCTCGTTGGCCATCGATGCGCCCGGAATGGACCATGCAGCCGGTTCTCATAGACGTGATCCGTGAAAGAGATCGCTTTTTGCACGTGCCGTATCAATCCTTTGACGGCTACATCAATCTTTTACGGGAAGCCGCCATTCATCCGGAAGTGAAAGAAATCAAAACGACCCTCTACAGGATCGCCAAGGATTCGAAGGTTGTCGGAGCGTTGATCGCCGCGGCTCGCAACGGTAAAAAGGTGACCGTCGTTATAGAACTGCTTGCGCGCTTCGATGAAGAATCGAATATCGATTGGTGCAAAAAGATGGCGGATGCGGGCATCCATGTAATCATGGGAGTGGAAGGCTTAAAGATCCATTCCAAGGTCACACTCATTATCGCAAAAAAAGGAAACGTCGCTTGTATCTCCACGGGAAATTTCCATGAAGGGAACGCTTGTGCTTATACGGACTTTTTGCAGTTCACGGCACGATTGCCGATCGTCAAGGATATCGAACGCTTGTTTGAATTTATCGAAAAGCCTTATATGTCGGTCAAGTTTAAGGAACTGATGGTTTCTCCCAACGATTTGCGCCGAGAGTTGAATCAGTTGATCCAGCAAGAAATTCGCAATCACCAGTTGGGGTACCCGGCGTATATTCTTTGCAAGCTCAATCATGTGACCGATGAAAAGATGGTGAAAAAGATTTACGAAGCGGCCGCCGCCGGTGTTAAAGTGGATCTTTTGGTACGAGGCAACTGCTCGCTTGTTCCTTCGCTACCGGAACTCGGCGGAAATCTGCGCGTGAATGCGATTATCGACCGCTACTTAGAACATTCACGCATCTTGATTTTTGCGAATGGTGTGGATTTGGGACATCTAGATGTCGGCGAAGAAGACGGCCGCTACCATCAATACAAAGTCTTTATCGGCTCTGCCGACTGGATGCCTCGAAATTTGGATCACCGCATTGAAGTTTATTCTCCGGTCTATGATCCAGCCATTAAACGGGAAGCCCGCTTGATCGTGGAACAAGGCATGCGCAATCATTACCGCACCTTCCGATCGCAAGAAGAACTTTATAAACACTACAAGGCTCTGGAAAACACGAATGAAAAATAA
- a CDS encoding PhnD/SsuA/transferrin family substrate-binding protein, translating into MNLNPITQLKLFAIFLLKSTIILAACIFSIYGCSEASAKKTFTIAYAPNESTEQSTDARNGLAKDLGMALGMEVKEIQASDYNAIIEALRTGKADMAYLGALSVALAIGTCERGTDRNEGSQRRQKARHVPLRLYREKRQ; encoded by the coding sequence ATGAATTTGAATCCCATTACCCAATTAAAACTGTTCGCCATCTTCCTGCTGAAATCGACAATCATTTTGGCGGCTTGCATCTTCTCGATTTACGGTTGCAGTGAAGCGTCCGCGAAAAAAACGTTCACTATTGCTTATGCTCCGAACGAATCCACGGAACAGAGTACCGATGCGCGCAACGGTCTTGCGAAAGACCTCGGTATGGCTCTCGGAATGGAAGTGAAGGAAATTCAGGCTTCGGACTATAACGCAATCATCGAAGCACTTCGCACGGGCAAGGCTGATATGGCTTATCTCGGAGCACTTTCCGTCGCCCTTGCCATTGGAACGTGCGAACGCGGAACCGATCGTAATGAAGGCTCCCAACGGAGACAAAAAGCTCGCCACGTACCGCTCCGTCTTTATCGCGAAAAGCGACAATGA